One part of the Francisella adeliensis genome encodes these proteins:
- a CDS encoding ArsR/SmtB family transcription factor, producing the protein MKLLDIVDFQKALGEETRIRILMAIYQHELCLCHLSHVFNLANSTLSKHLDILRRNSFIFKRKQGRFHYFFFNDAYEGQLKWLLRSLSEDETIQKDLKSVQHMINNNLEHLPEIHAKQVKL; encoded by the coding sequence ATGAAATTACTTGATATAGTTGATTTCCAAAAAGCACTCGGAGAGGAAACAAGGATAAGAATACTGATGGCAATATACCAGCATGAGCTATGCCTCTGCCACTTATCTCATGTTTTTAATCTTGCCAACTCAACCCTTTCAAAGCATTTGGATATACTAAGGCGTAACAGTTTTATCTTTAAACGTAAACAAGGGAGGTTTCACTACTTCTTCTTTAATGATGCATATGAGGGACAATTAAAATGGCTACTTAGATCCTTAAGTGAAGACGAAACCATTCAAAAAGACCTAAAGTCTGTTCAGCATATGATCAACAACAACCTTGAACATCTACCAGAAATACATGCAAAGCAGGTGAAATTATGA
- the lnt gene encoding apolipoprotein N-acyltransferase, whose protein sequence is MKRKLLKAILIILSGAVLTLAFAPFRIDILAIVGLCIFFYLLSNTTSLKQAFCRSLLFGIGFFGTSISWVYVSIHLFTESIAAGTAAAVALVILLSFLHIVPFAICSYLLTKNSRNYIKLIVYPALWTLFEIVKANLLWGGFPWVSIGYSQTESPLIWFANIGGVYLVSYVVAFISCLIVFYMLPIIQDKKLKKPLIAIIIIGLLYLSGAIISIIQPDYHTSKEQKVTLVQGDFGQGFKWERDNFIKMKAYYKKIAEQHQNSLIILSENAVTSFRQYQVPYFNELTDINIENNNAMLVGSLNLQKVSDNTSHIYNSSIIVGNGHGVYNKHHLVPFGEYFPIKFFGYVDSAGLSNFNQGRYIQPLMDAFGTPLANFMCYETAYPEQIRDQLQGAGYISIISDDSWFGDSIARYQQLQISEVRAIENSKFVLSTTSNGITAIIAPDGTITKQIPKDIRANLEGNIYINHFKSIWGSLGMSIIYILILFSIFLTIVLKISTETKKYITLN, encoded by the coding sequence ATGAAAAGAAAACTACTTAAAGCAATTCTTATAATATTAAGTGGTGCGGTCTTAACACTCGCTTTTGCACCATTTCGCATCGATATACTCGCTATAGTTGGACTATGTATATTTTTTTACTTACTTAGTAATACTACAAGTCTAAAACAAGCTTTTTGTCGCTCATTACTTTTTGGTATAGGCTTTTTTGGTACTAGTATTTCTTGGGTTTATGTATCTATACACTTATTTACAGAATCAATAGCTGCAGGTACAGCAGCAGCTGTTGCATTAGTCATACTTTTAAGCTTTTTACATATAGTCCCTTTTGCAATTTGCAGTTATTTACTAACAAAAAACTCAAGGAACTATATCAAACTTATTGTATACCCTGCTCTTTGGACACTTTTTGAAATTGTAAAAGCAAACCTGCTTTGGGGTGGCTTTCCATGGGTTTCTATTGGGTATTCACAAACAGAGTCACCACTAATATGGTTTGCAAATATTGGTGGCGTTTACCTTGTAAGTTATGTAGTGGCTTTTATCTCATGTTTGATAGTATTTTACATGCTACCAATCATACAAGACAAAAAACTTAAAAAGCCTCTAATAGCAATTATCATAATTGGTCTACTATATTTATCAGGAGCTATAATTTCTATCATACAACCTGATTACCATACAAGTAAAGAACAAAAAGTAACTCTCGTACAAGGGGATTTTGGTCAAGGTTTCAAATGGGAGCGAGATAATTTCATAAAAATGAAAGCATACTACAAGAAAATCGCTGAGCAACATCAAAACTCTTTGATTATTCTTTCTGAAAATGCTGTAACTTCTTTTCGCCAATATCAAGTTCCGTACTTTAATGAGCTTACAGATATAAATATCGAAAACAATAATGCTATGCTAGTTGGTTCATTAAATCTTCAAAAGGTTAGTGATAATACTTCACACATTTATAATAGCTCTATAATTGTCGGTAATGGTCACGGAGTATACAACAAACATCACCTAGTACCATTTGGTGAATATTTCCCAATCAAATTCTTTGGCTATGTAGACAGTGCAGGTCTTAGTAATTTTAATCAAGGAAGATACATACAACCATTAATGGATGCTTTTGGTACTCCTTTAGCAAACTTCATGTGCTATGAGACAGCTTACCCTGAGCAAATCCGTGACCAGTTACAAGGTGCCGGCTATATCTCAATTATAAGTGATGATTCTTGGTTCGGTGACTCTATTGCTCGCTATCAGCAGTTACAAATATCAGAGGTACGAGCGATAGAAAACTCTAAATTTGTATTATCAACTACAAGTAATGGTATAACGGCTATCATTGCTCCTGATGGTACTATCACTAAACAGATACCGAAAGATATTCGTGCTAATCTTGAGGGCAATATTTATATCAATCATTTTAAAAGTATCTGGGGGTCTTTAGGGATGAGTATTATTTATATCCTTATATTATTCTCTATATTTCTAACTATAGTCCTTAAAATCTCTACAGAAACTAAAAAATACATCACTCTAAATTAA
- a CDS encoding HlyC/CorC family transporter, with the protein MSSDNDLIKKEKSSFMKKFISNIFNIKDEDDLIDIIEKATDNEVIDKSSQSMILGAMKISSLDVGDIMITHTKMISVDMSMSVREMLEKTIGSTHTRIPVYCKNKTEVLGILHSKDLLKLIFDIEILGAVETQIQTKDIQNILRPAIFIPETKKLNSMLKDFKNSQNHLAMVVDEYGAISGLITIEDILEEIVGDIEDEFDTIDENISKMADDKYLVDATTAIEDFNEYFNTSINDENDFDTIAGMIIQTLEYLPAKGDSIVVDGFKFTVNEADNRKIINVLVEKFKK; encoded by the coding sequence ATGTCTAGTGATAATGACTTAATAAAAAAAGAAAAAAGCTCTTTCATGAAGAAATTTATATCAAATATTTTCAACATAAAAGATGAAGATGATCTTATTGATATAATCGAAAAAGCTACTGATAATGAAGTCATAGATAAATCATCTCAAAGCATGATTCTTGGAGCTATGAAAATATCATCTCTTGATGTAGGAGATATTATGATAACTCATACAAAAATGATTTCAGTTGATATGTCAATGTCAGTCAGAGAAATGCTTGAAAAAACTATTGGTTCTACTCATACTCGTATACCGGTTTATTGTAAAAATAAAACAGAAGTTTTAGGTATTTTACACTCAAAAGACTTATTAAAATTAATTTTTGATATAGAGATACTTGGTGCTGTAGAAACACAAATTCAAACTAAAGATATTCAAAACATTCTTCGCCCTGCAATATTTATCCCTGAGACTAAAAAACTTAACTCAATGCTTAAAGATTTTAAAAATAGTCAAAATCATCTAGCAATGGTAGTTGATGAATATGGTGCAATTTCTGGCTTAATAACTATAGAAGATATTTTAGAAGAGATTGTTGGAGATATTGAAGATGAGTTTGATACTATCGATGAGAATATTTCCAAGATGGCTGATGATAAATACTTAGTCGATGCTACAACGGCTATTGAAGATTTTAACGAATACTTTAATACATCTATAAATGATGAGAATGATTTTGATACTATTGCTGGGATGATTATTCAAACACTTGAATATCTACCCGCAAAAGGAGACAGTATAGTTGTAGATGGCTTTAAATTTACTGTAAATGAGGCAGATAATCGCAAAATCATAAATGTACTAGTTGAGAAATTTAAAAAATAA
- the ybeY gene encoding rRNA maturation RNase YbeY, with protein sequence MASIESNLDLNIINDDEYPIPSTDKLLKCFELVTNHSGLELASVNVNIVSNDEIQQINSDFRNKDKPTNIISFEFEKPEGLPDEIANDFLGDIVIAPDVLKKEAIEQNKPLDNHWCHIFIHGLLHLLGFDHIENKQAEEMESLEIELLAKLNIANPYN encoded by the coding sequence ATGGCCTCCATAGAATCAAACTTAGATTTAAATATCATCAATGATGATGAGTACCCTATACCCTCTACAGATAAACTTTTAAAATGCTTTGAGTTAGTAACAAATCATAGCGGACTAGAGCTTGCAAGTGTAAATGTAAATATTGTTTCAAATGATGAAATCCAACAAATAAACAGTGATTTTCGTAATAAAGATAAACCAACTAATATTATTTCTTTTGAGTTTGAAAAGCCTGAAGGACTACCTGATGAAATTGCTAATGATTTTTTAGGTGATATAGTTATCGCTCCAGACGTCTTAAAAAAAGAAGCTATAGAGCAAAACAAACCCCTTGATAACCACTGGTGTCATATATTTATACATGGATTGCTACATTTGTTAGGTTTTGACCATATAGAAAATAAGCAAGCTGAAGAGATGGAAAGCTTAGAGATAGAGCTTTTAGCTAAATTAAACATAGCTAACCCATATAACTAA
- a CDS encoding PhoH family protein translates to MNKTKFTLEPYDNDSLGILCGNLEENIRAIENYFNVEIKHRADEFEIESNSSANNTQARRFVKSCYAEILGGSTHLDLEEISTILNATAKEQTNETPRPRESAEGEVQLRSKKLRARTQNQAAYLDNIKNNFVTFGVGPAGTGKTYLAIACAVAAYERGEVRRIVLVRPAVEAGEKLGFLPGDLTQKIDPYLRPMYDALFDFMGVEKVTKLIERQAIEIAPLAYMRGRTINDSFIVLDESQNTTKEQMKMFLTRIGFNTTAVITGDVTQVDLPKNVTSGMKNALKILSNVDGIGINYLKSVDIVRHEIVQKIVNAYDKHENNK, encoded by the coding sequence ATGAACAAAACCAAGTTTACACTAGAACCTTACGACAACGACTCGCTTGGTATTCTTTGTGGTAATTTAGAAGAAAATATTCGTGCAATAGAAAATTATTTCAATGTTGAGATTAAACATCGAGCAGATGAATTTGAGATAGAAAGTAACTCTAGTGCAAATAACACTCAAGCTCGCAGATTTGTAAAATCTTGTTATGCTGAAATTTTAGGTGGTAGTACACATCTTGATTTAGAAGAAATCTCAACTATTCTAAATGCTACAGCAAAAGAGCAAACAAATGAAACACCTCGCCCACGAGAGTCAGCAGAAGGTGAAGTACAACTTCGCAGTAAAAAGCTTAGAGCTCGTACGCAAAACCAAGCAGCCTATCTTGATAACATCAAAAATAACTTTGTAACATTTGGTGTCGGTCCTGCTGGTACAGGTAAAACATACCTTGCGATTGCTTGTGCTGTAGCTGCTTATGAACGAGGTGAAGTGCGTAGAATTGTACTAGTCCGCCCTGCTGTAGAAGCTGGTGAAAAACTAGGCTTTTTACCTGGAGATCTTACACAAAAGATTGATCCATACTTACGCCCAATGTATGATGCTTTATTTGACTTTATGGGTGTTGAAAAAGTCACAAAGCTTATTGAAAGACAAGCTATAGAAATTGCACCTCTAGCTTATATGCGTGGTAGAACTATCAATGACTCATTTATAGTATTAGATGAAAGTCAAAATACTACAAAAGAACAAATGAAAATGTTTTTAACAAGAATTGGTTTTAATACTACAGCTGTTATTACTGGTGATGTAACTCAAGTGGATTTACCAAAAAATGTAACTTCAGGCATGAAAAATGCTCTTAAAATACTTTCAAATGTTGATGGTATTGGTATTAATTATTTAAAATCTGTTGATATTGTCCGTCATGAAATAGTTCAAAAAATTGTCAATGCTTACGATAAACATGAGAATAATAAATAA
- the miaB gene encoding tRNA (N6-isopentenyl adenosine(37)-C2)-methylthiotransferase MiaB, with product MKQDKKVFIKTMGCQMNEYDSSRMYEILNESYNTSKTDDYKEADIIIVNTCSIREKAQEKVFHQLGRWKKLKDKNEDLIIGVGGCVASQEGKNIIRRAPFVDLVFGPQTIHRLPELIKQKSETQKSQVDISFPEIEKFDYLPEPKAEGAKAFVSIMEGCDKYCSYCVVPYTRGPEVNRPFEDVLAECAVLAEQGVREITLLGQNVNHYMGPMENGQIADLALLIHFIAEIDGIDRIRFQTSHPVEFSQNLIDAYGSVPELANHLHLPVQHGSDRILTNMKRNHTILEFKQKIRKLKALRPDITISSDFIVGFPGETEEDFQKLMDLVKDIQFDNSFSFIYSKRPGTPAADLPDDTPMEVKKERLARLQALLKSNAQIISRQMVGTVQNILVESKSKKSDNVLAGRTENNRIVNFIGDESLIGNFIDIKITEAHPNSLKGELI from the coding sequence ATAAAGCAAGATAAAAAAGTATTTATCAAGACAATGGGTTGTCAGATGAATGAGTATGATTCATCAAGAATGTACGAAATTCTAAACGAAAGTTACAACACATCAAAGACAGATGATTATAAAGAAGCAGATATTATAATCGTAAATACTTGCTCTATCCGTGAAAAAGCTCAAGAAAAAGTATTTCACCAACTGGGTAGATGGAAAAAACTTAAAGATAAAAATGAAGATTTAATTATCGGTGTTGGTGGTTGTGTAGCTTCTCAAGAAGGTAAAAATATTATCCGTAGAGCTCCATTTGTAGATTTAGTATTTGGCCCACAGACTATCCATAGATTGCCGGAACTTATTAAGCAAAAATCTGAAACTCAAAAGTCTCAGGTAGATATTTCTTTCCCTGAAATAGAAAAGTTTGATTACTTACCAGAGCCAAAAGCTGAAGGTGCTAAAGCATTTGTATCTATTATGGAAGGTTGCGATAAGTATTGCTCATATTGTGTAGTACCTTATACTCGTGGGCCTGAAGTAAACAGACCTTTTGAAGATGTACTAGCAGAATGTGCTGTATTAGCAGAACAAGGTGTGCGTGAAATTACTCTACTTGGGCAAAATGTAAATCACTATATGGGTCCAATGGAAAATGGTCAAATAGCAGATTTAGCTTTACTAATACATTTCATAGCTGAAATTGATGGTATTGATAGAATTAGATTCCAAACTTCACACCCTGTTGAGTTTTCTCAAAACTTGATAGATGCTTACGGTAGTGTGCCAGAACTTGCAAATCATTTACATTTACCTGTACAGCATGGTTCAGACCGTATTCTTACAAATATGAAAAGAAACCATACTATACTTGAGTTTAAACAAAAGATTAGAAAGCTTAAGGCTCTTCGTCCAGATATTACAATATCATCTGATTTTATCGTTGGTTTCCCTGGTGAAACAGAGGAAGATTTCCAAAAGCTTATGGATCTTGTCAAAGATATACAGTTTGATAACTCATTTAGCTTTATCTATAGTAAACGCCCTGGTACTCCAGCTGCAGATTTACCAGATGATACTCCTATGGAAGTTAAAAAAGAGCGTTTAGCTAGACTACAAGCACTACTAAAAAGTAATGCTCAAATCATCTCAAGACAAATGGTTGGCACTGTGCAAAATATACTTGTAGAAAGTAAGTCTAAAAAGTCAGACAATGTCTTAGCTGGTAGAACAGAAAATAACAGAATTGTAAACTTTATCGGTGATGAATCATTGATTGGTAACTTTATAGATATTAAGATAACAGAAGCACACCCAAATTCTCTAAAAGGAGAGCTGATTTAA
- a CDS encoding O-methyltransferase, which translates to MQQNQFTDSKIWDYCLETTSDLSDTLLELANKTRDSVHGSQMLSEKIVTKLLQMLVFTNQAKLCVDVGTYTGMSAIAMAEASPSAKVITIDRPNQAGQELADFYISKYTNIESIVEDAITALPKLPDNIDVAFIDADKKQTQSYFDILLPKLSNNGIIVVDDVLWRGEVVDSQDKRAKALDDFNRNIKSRKDVESLVLPIRHGVNIIRKKS; encoded by the coding sequence ATGCAACAAAATCAATTTACAGATTCTAAAATATGGGACTATTGCCTTGAAACTACTAGTGATTTATCAGATACACTTTTAGAGCTTGCAAATAAAACTCGTGATAGTGTACATGGTTCGCAAATGCTATCAGAAAAGATAGTTACAAAGCTTTTGCAGATGTTAGTATTTACTAATCAGGCAAAGCTATGCGTAGATGTCGGTACATATACAGGGATGTCTGCTATAGCAATGGCAGAAGCTTCACCAAGTGCAAAAGTAATAACTATAGATAGACCAAATCAAGCAGGGCAAGAGCTTGCAGACTTTTATATAAGCAAGTATACAAATATTGAGTCTATAGTAGAAGATGCAATAACAGCTTTACCAAAGTTGCCTGATAATATAGATGTAGCATTTATTGATGCAGATAAAAAACAAACACAGAGTTATTTTGATATATTATTACCGAAACTTAGTAATAATGGCATTATAGTTGTTGATGATGTTTTGTGGCGTGGAGAGGTTGTAGACTCTCAAGATAAACGCGCAAAAGCTCTTGATGATTTTAATAGAAATATTAAGTCACGAAAAGATGTTGAGAGTTTAGTTTTACCTATTCGCCACGGTGTGAATATTATTAGAAAAAAATCTTAA
- a CDS encoding HAD family acid phosphatase, whose amino-acid sequence MKKIISAVAIVQLGLVSAGFAISCDVPNIDGVKWYNESVEKRAIALEVYNLAKIKIAEQIKKEKLQSGTWGIVLDIDETTLDNSWLEHDDYKNYQYNPDKFDKALKEEKSIAIPGAKMLTNFVHKKGGFVSLVTNRTGNDKELIKATEENLSEQGIYYDQILFTNKNQENHNDKNPRFKAVSTGKYSEGMIYTDKLPAHDIVAYFGDNIQDFPAMTQEKMKTADDSQFDVFGSKYFILPNPMYGSWQ is encoded by the coding sequence ATTAAAAAAATAATTTCAGCAGTAGCTATAGTACAGCTAGGCTTAGTTTCTGCAGGTTTTGCAATAAGTTGTGATGTTCCAAATATTGATGGAGTGAAATGGTATAATGAGTCGGTTGAGAAAAGAGCTATAGCATTAGAGGTTTATAACCTTGCTAAAATCAAAATCGCCGAGCAAATTAAGAAAGAAAAACTACAGTCTGGTACATGGGGTATAGTTTTAGATATAGATGAAACTACTCTAGATAACTCTTGGTTAGAGCATGATGATTATAAGAATTATCAGTATAATCCGGATAAGTTTGATAAAGCTTTGAAGGAAGAAAAGTCTATAGCAATTCCAGGAGCTAAGATGCTGACTAACTTTGTGCATAAAAAAGGCGGTTTTGTGAGTTTAGTCACAAATAGAACTGGTAATGATAAGGAGCTGATTAAAGCTACAGAAGAAAACTTATCTGAACAGGGTATTTACTATGACCAGATACTTTTTACAAACAAAAATCAAGAAAATCATAATGATAAAAACCCTCGCTTTAAAGCAGTTAGTACAGGTAAATATTCTGAAGGGATGATTTACACTGATAAGTTGCCAGCTCATGATATAGTTGCTTATTTTGGCGATAATATTCAAGACTTTCCAGCAATGACTCAAGAGAAAATGAAAACAGCTGATGATAGTCAATTTGATGTGTTTGGGAGTAAGTATTTTATATTACCAAATCCTATGTATGGCAGTTGGCAGTAG
- a CDS encoding thymidine kinase, whose product MAKLYFRYSSMDAGKTLDLLKVAYNYEDRGRTPLILTSAVDKRAGPNKVKSRIGIDQDAYSLTAEDNIYSYVKSQLKQGAIDCILIDEIHFFTPKQVWQLSDIVDDLNIPVICYGLRSNYLGQPFETAALLLAIADTLEEVKTICHCGKKASFNMMVQNGVAVKEGNPIVVDDDSLKEIDTKYVSVCRKHWKEGVYC is encoded by the coding sequence ATGGCAAAATTATATTTTAGGTATTCATCGATGGATGCGGGTAAAACTCTAGACTTACTTAAAGTTGCTTATAACTATGAAGATAGAGGGCGTACACCACTGATACTGACTTCAGCTGTAGATAAGCGAGCAGGTCCAAACAAGGTCAAGTCGCGTATCGGTATAGACCAAGATGCTTATTCTCTAACTGCAGAAGATAACATTTATAGTTATGTGAAAAGCCAGCTTAAACAAGGTGCTATAGATTGCATACTGATAGATGAGATCCATTTTTTCACCCCTAAACAAGTGTGGCAATTATCAGATATAGTTGATGATCTAAATATCCCTGTTATTTGTTATGGTTTGCGTTCTAATTACCTTGGGCAACCATTTGAAACGGCGGCGTTATTATTGGCTATAGCAGATACACTTGAAGAGGTTAAAACTATCTGCCATTGTGGTAAAAAAGCTAGTTTTAATATGATGGTACAAAATGGTGTAGCTGTCAAAGAAGGTAACCCTATAGTAGTTGATGATGACTCACTTAAAGAGATAGATACTAAGTATGTGTCTGTTTGTAGAAAACACTGGAAGGAAGGTGTTTATTGTTGA
- a CDS encoding PACE efflux transporter, translating into MSFAARIVHMVGFEVFGVIIFTPFAMFVLNESMSHIGFLAIAVSLIAMVWNLVYNYAFDIVENKFDGHRSTRGVLLRILHALLFEAGLLIITIPLIAYWLSMDFITALLVDIGFVVFYLVYAFVYNYIFDKIYFRNSKTISVTTNDKLDCA; encoded by the coding sequence ATGAGCTTTGCTGCGCGTATAGTTCATATGGTTGGATTTGAAGTTTTTGGTGTAATAATTTTCACACCATTTGCAATGTTTGTTTTAAATGAAAGCATGTCGCATATCGGTTTTTTAGCGATAGCAGTTTCATTGATAGCTATGGTTTGGAATCTTGTATATAACTATGCGTTTGACATTGTCGAAAATAAATTTGATGGGCATAGGTCAACAAGAGGGGTTTTACTTCGAATTCTTCATGCTTTATTGTTTGAAGCTGGATTACTTATAATTACAATTCCACTTATAGCATATTGGCTTAGTATGGACTTTATAACAGCGCTACTTGTAGATATTGGTTTTGTGGTTTTCTATTTGGTGTATGCTTTTGTATATAACTATATATTTGATAAAATTTATTTTAGAAATAGTAAAACAATATCTGTTACAACTAACGATAAGTTAGATTGTGCTTAA
- the truA gene encoding tRNA pseudouridine(38-40) synthase TruA, with translation MKNYLLQVEYFGKDYCGWQRQSHSPSIQEELEKALSKVANHHVEVICAGRTDTGVHATSQVVNFLSDANRDVNAWHRGVNALLPQDIKVHILKEVSLDFHARFSALNRTYNYVLYNAPTSSPIFANHSLWERNPLDIEKMNEACKHLIGEQDFSSFRSSQCQANTPFRNIQKAEFVRYGSFIVFEVVGNAFLHHMIRNLIGSFLKVGLGLKEPSWIQQLLEYKDRTKAAETAKAHGLYFVGVEYEGNSFYKSIKGIFSVNT, from the coding sequence ATGAAGAATTATTTATTGCAAGTTGAGTATTTTGGTAAAGATTATTGTGGCTGGCAAAGACAAAGCCATTCTCCAAGTATTCAAGAGGAGCTAGAAAAAGCTTTATCAAAAGTAGCAAATCACCACGTTGAAGTTATATGTGCTGGCCGTACTGATACTGGCGTTCATGCAACCTCTCAAGTTGTGAATTTCTTATCTGATGCTAATAGGGATGTAAATGCTTGGCATAGGGGTGTAAACGCTTTACTACCACAAGATATAAAAGTGCATATTTTAAAAGAGGTAAGTCTAGATTTTCATGCAAGATTTTCAGCTCTTAATAGAACTTATAATTATGTTTTATATAATGCTCCTACTAGTTCGCCAATATTTGCAAATCATAGTTTATGGGAGCGAAACCCACTTGATATTGAAAAGATGAATGAAGCTTGTAAACACCTGATTGGTGAGCAAGACTTTAGTTCGTTTAGGTCTTCACAATGCCAAGCAAATACTCCATTTAGAAATATTCAAAAGGCTGAATTTGTCCGTTATGGTAGTTTTATAGTATTTGAAGTGGTTGGTAATGCTTTTTTACACCACATGATTAGAAACTTGATTGGGTCGTTTTTAAAAGTTGGGTTAGGGTTAAAAGAGCCATCATGGATACAACAATTACTAGAGTATAAAGACAGAACAAAAGCAGCTGAGACAGCTAAAGCACATGGTTTGTATTTTGTAGGGGTTGAGTATGAAGGAAATAGCTTTTATAAGTCTATTAAGGGTATTTTTTCAGTAAATACTTAG
- a CDS encoding ribonuclease T2 family protein, translating to MFKKSLISLFLITSSMYAFADGEKAGDFDSYKLAITWAPGFCKENQSKQECQALNKELKSDYNYAVTLHGLWPNVNGTTTYGNCTSTKFNDYQASAFNNILMNYSLPAAKYCDNTGFCLPEHEWNKHGTCQLKWDQPEYFYVQSKMLNLFRDTLVAPLENKDSVTKSELYSIILKQFPTKNIDDFDLICNPDTGMLKEIRVSLDKNIEDISNDKWRSLSKTDLSKHIIPTDNLSNYCGENIVLR from the coding sequence ATGTTCAAAAAATCTCTAATATCTCTATTTCTAATAACTTCTAGCATGTACGCTTTTGCAGATGGTGAAAAAGCAGGAGATTTCGATAGCTATAAACTCGCAATTACTTGGGCTCCTGGATTTTGTAAAGAAAATCAAAGTAAACAAGAATGCCAAGCTCTAAATAAAGAACTAAAAAGTGATTATAACTACGCTGTTACTCTTCATGGTTTATGGCCAAATGTAAATGGGACTACTACATATGGTAACTGTACCAGTACTAAATTTAATGATTACCAAGCCAGTGCTTTTAATAATATACTAATGAATTATTCTCTACCAGCTGCCAAATACTGTGACAACACAGGATTTTGCTTACCTGAGCATGAATGGAACAAACACGGCACATGTCAGCTAAAGTGGGATCAACCTGAGTATTTTTATGTACAATCAAAAATGCTTAATCTCTTTAGAGATACTCTAGTTGCTCCTCTTGAAAATAAAGACAGTGTCACAAAGAGTGAGCTTTACAGCATTATATTAAAACAATTTCCTACTAAAAATATAGATGATTTTGATTTAATTTGTAATCCTGATACAGGAATGCTCAAAGAAATAAGAGTTTCATTAGATAAGAATATAGAAGATATATCTAATGATAAATGGAGATCATTATCAAAAACAGATCTTTCAAAACACATAATACCTACAGATAATTTAAGTAATTATTGTGGTGAAAATATAGTTCTAAGATAA